A genomic window from Slackia heliotrinireducens DSM 20476 includes:
- a CDS encoding NAD-binding protein produces MSLLGGKRAVVVGCGSFGAAAAGALCRLGYKTSVIDMDVSAFNRLSPDFEGDTITGDGTSFAVLKDSGVQTASLLVCATSHDTANMLAAEVGSDVCGCANVFARINNQAIASVLENHNVEVICPHQVLVKELCVQAGFNVPVVHPRREGYIS; encoded by the coding sequence ATGTCATTGCTTGGCGGAAAGCGCGCCGTAGTGGTCGGATGCGGATCCTTCGGAGCTGCGGCGGCGGGAGCCCTTTGCCGGCTTGGATACAAGACGTCGGTCATCGACATGGACGTCAGCGCGTTCAATCGTCTGTCCCCCGACTTCGAGGGGGACACCATCACGGGCGACGGAACCAGCTTCGCCGTGCTGAAGGACAGCGGCGTACAGACGGCGTCCCTGCTGGTTTGCGCCACGAGCCACGACACCGCCAACATGCTTGCCGCCGAAGTGGGAAGCGACGTCTGCGGATGCGCGAACGTGTTCGCACGCATCAATAACCAGGCGATTGCAAGCGTTTTGGAAAACCACAATGTGGAAGTGATCTGCCCTCACCAAGTCCTCGTGAAAGAGCTTTGCGTGCAGGCCGGATTCAATGTCCCCGTTGTCCACCCCCGGCGGGAAGGCTACATCTCGTAG